The Pseudomonas moraviensis genome contains the following window.
GGGGTAATCCTGAAAATAAAGGTTCGGTTCAACCGGCAACGGTTCGACTTCACGGCATCGCCGCTGCCATTCAATTTTTTTTGAGAATCAGCTCGAGGCCACCAAGGCCTTGAGCGATACATCGAATTGCTTCAGCGCGTCGAGTTGCAGGTCACGCTGCTGATTGATCTGTGCAGCGACTTGCGGCGCCGCCTGGTTGTGCACCCAGACCGAAGGCAGCTCTCGCTCGATCGCTCCTTCGGCCTTGCCGATGTATTGCAGATCGGCGTCGTAGAACCGCGCGGAAAAGCGCGCCTCGACCAGACTGTTGCGCTGGGTCAGCAAGCGATTGAAGGTGTCGAGCTTGACCACCACATCGGGATGGGCCTGCACCAGCGCATCGAGGTTGTCGTAAACAGTCACCGAGACGAACTGCTGCTGCAGCGAACTCACCAGCCAGTCGAGCGCCAGTTCCGGATCGGAGCTGCCGACAAAGGCGTCGCGGATTCGCGAGTCCAGCGCGTCTTTCGCGCCGTTCAGCGCCATGTCGTGGTAGCGCTCCAGGTATTGCAGGTTCTGCAGCGTGTTTTCGCTGAGCAATACACCCACGGTCTGCGTGTGCTGCAACGCCGAGGTGCTGGCGGCGATGGGTTGCAGGTGACACGACCGGGCGTCGTCTGCGTAAGCCGGTGCGGTCACCAACCCGCCCATCAGCAGGGCGATCATTGCCAGTCGAGTCAGAATGTTCATCGCGCAATTTCCTTGAGCTGCGTCTTCGATGGAGGTGATTTTCCGCCGATCGCCGGCAAAGCAGAACTTGCGTTTCTTGATGGTCACTATTACTTCCAGCAATAGTTGCGTGCCACGCAGACTGATGCACACTGGACCTACCAAAAAAAATGATGAGGGTCTCGCCTTGAGAACGTTTGATCTGATCCGTGACGCCGTGCTGCCCGAATATCGCGAGCGGGTGGCGGAATACCTGGTCCAGTACGAAACCGTGCTGCTGGACAAAAACACCGACGATGCGCAATTGATTCGCGACACTGCACACCAACTGCGCGGTTACCTGCGCGGGCTCAATACCACGCGGGTGCTGGGCATGGCCTACTGGGAAGAGCTCGATCGCCGTGTTGTCGACACCTGGCTACGCCCGCAAGAGTGAATGCTGGAGCGCCAGTGGTCTGCCCGGCAAAGCTTCCCCTGCGAAAAACCTGACCAAACGCTTACAATCGCAGGCCTATTGCCATACAGACAGGCCTGCCCGGAAATGCCGCTCGACCCGCCAACGATGCTGACCATCACGATCGCCCTCGCAGCCGCTGCCGCGCTGTACCTGGCGGTCGAGTGGCGCAGTATCCGTGAGCCTTCGCTACTGTTCTGGAGCGCCGGTTTCGCCACCATCACTATCGGTTCAACCCTCGCCCTGCTGCGCAGCAGTGGTTTTCTGCTGCTGGGCATCTGGTTCGCCAACGGCCTGCTGGTGACCGCACACTTCTTTTTCCTGCTTGGCGTGGCACGCTTCACCCAGGCCCGACTGTCGCCGGCGTGGTACCTGATTTTCGCGACGTGGCTGATCATGCTGTTATTGCCGGACGGGCCGCTGTGGTCCAAAGCCATGCTGGTGGCCAACTCGCTGCTGGTGGCGATTCCCACACTCAAGGCCAGTTCGCTGCTGCGTCCGCACGGCAAATCATTGAGCGTCGGCGCGGTGCAACTGCGTTATGTGCTGCTCGGCCACGGCATCTTTTATGTCGCCAAGGCCCTGACCGTAGTGATCCCCGGCACGCTGATCGATCTGGCGGCGTTTCGCGGCGAGATCATTCAGATCTCGCTGGTCGAAGGCGCCATGGCGATCATGCTGATCGCCCTGTCGATGACCGGCACCGAACGTTATCGCCGGGAAAAGCAGATCGCCCGCCTCGCCGAGCGCGATCCGCTCACCGCCCTCTACAACCGCCGCGCCCTGGAAAAACGCACGCCACGCCTGCTGGCCGGAGTTTGCGCGCAACGCCCGGGTGCGCTGTTATTGATCGATATCGACAACTTCAAACTGGTCAACGATCAGTACGGGCACATCGCCGGCGACCGCTTGCTGATCGCCTTGAGCGAAATGATCCGCGCCCGGCTGCCGGCCCATGCGCTGACCGCGCGCCTGGGCGGCGATGAATTCCTGATGCTGCTCAACAACGCTTCAGCCGAAGCTATTCTTGAACTGGGCAATGCCTTGCGCGAACAGTTTCTGGCCTTGGCGTCGCACACCTATCCCACGTCTGCTGCGGTGACCCTGAGCATCGGCGCTACCCTGTTCGACAGACCACCGGCCAGTCTGGATGCGCTGATCGAACTTGGCGATGCCGCGCTCTACGAGTCCAAACGCGGTGGCCGCAATCGCTTGCGCCTGTCCGGCCTTGCCACCCCAGGATGATCCCCGCCATGTCCAGCCACGACACCCCACTGCAAGACCTCGCCGCCCCCGAAGGCGTTTGCTACGGCTGCGGCGGCCGCAACCCGCAGGGCCTGCACGTCAAAAGCCGCTGGGACGAGGACGGCCGCCATGTGATCGCCGAACACCTGCCTGAAGCCCAATACTGCGGCTGGCCAGATCTGGTTTACGGCGGACTGATCGCCATGCTGGTCGATTGTCACTCGAACTGGACTGCGATGGCCTGGCACTACCGCGCGGAAAACCGCGAAGCCGGCAGCCTGCCGCGCATCGACTGCGTCACGGGCAACCTCGGGATCAAGTTCATCAAGCCCACACCGATGGGCGTACCGCTGCTCTTGCGCGCGCGGGTCGAAGGTGAGGTCGGGCGCAAAACCCGGGTGATTTGCGAGGTGTATGCCGGGGAAGTGCTCACGGCGGTGGGCGATTCAGTGTTTGTGCGGGTGGATACGGGGCAGTTGGCAGATGCAGCGCATGGCCGCTAAAGCCAAAGCCCCTCACCCTAGCCCTCTCCCAAAGGGAGAGGGAACTGACCGAGGTGTCTTGTGGAAATACGCCGACCTGGGAAACCGAGTCGAACTCAAATTCTGAAAAGCTTGAAAATCGGCTCCCTCTCCCTCGGGAGAGGGCTGGGGTGAGGGGCTGCGGTTCAAGCCACGCAGCCACACTCAAGCCGAAAGCGAAACGTTCTGAGCCAGCTCTTCAACGCGACAAAGCCGCCACACCCGCCCGCGCCGCATGCAGCTTTTTATAGCTTTCGATCAAGCGCAAGTGCCGATCCAGCCCTTCCAGCTTCATGCTCGTCGGCGTCAAACCGTAGAACCGCACGCTGCCATTCACCGATCCAATTGCCGCATCCATGCGCTCGTCACCAAACATCCGGCGGAAATTGGCCTCGTAATCCTCCAGCTCAAGGTCTTCATCCAGCTCCATCTCCAGCACCACGTTAACTGCCTGATAGAACAAGCCGCGTTCAACGGTGTTGTCGTTGTATTGCAGGAACGCCTCCACCAGATCCTTGGCCTCGTCAAACTTTTGCAACGCGAGGTAGATCAGCAAGCGCAGTTCCAGGATCGTCAGCTTGCCCCACGGCGTGTTGTCGTCGAACTCGATGCCGATCAGCGTAGTGATATCGGTGTAGTCGTCCTGCTCGCTGCGTTCCAGGCCCTGGACCAGATTACGCAGGCCGACCTTGCTGAGGTTGTGCAAATTGAGGATGTCGGCGCGGAATTGCAGGGCTTTGTTGGTGTTGTCCCAGATCAGGTCTTCGATCGGGTAGATCTCCGAATAATCCGGCACGAGGATGCGGCAGGCCTTGGCGCCGATGTGCTCGTAGACCGCCATGTAGACTTCCTTGCCCATGTCTTCGAGGATGCCGAACAGGGTCGCGGCTTCTTCGGCGTTGGAGTTTTCGCCTTGGCCGGAGAAGTCCCACTCGACGAATTCGAAATCTGGCCTGGCACTGAAGAAGCGCCACGACACCACACCGCTGGAGTCGATGAAGTGCTCGACGAAGTTGTTCGGCTCGGTGACCGCCTGCCCGGAGAATGTCGGCTGCGGCAAGTCGTTGAGGCCTTCGAAACTGCGGCCCTGCAACAGTTCGGTCAGGCTGCGTTCCAGCGCGACTTCCAGGCTCGGGTGCGCGCCGAATGAGGCGAAAACACCGCCGGTGCGCGGGTTCATCAGGGTCACGCACATCACCGGGAATTCACCGCCCAGCGAGGCGTCCTTGACGAGCACCGGGAAGCCCTGCTCTTCCAGGCCTTTGATGCCGGCGAGGATGCTCGGGTATTTCTCCAGCACCTCATGCGGCACATCCGGCAGAGCCATTTCGCCTTCGAGGATTTCGCGTTTGACTGCACGCTCGAAAATCTCCGACAGGCATTGCACCTGCGCTTCGGCCAAGGTGTTGCCGGCGCTCATGCCGTTGCTCAGGTAGAGGTTTTCAATCAGGTTGGACGGGAAGTACACCACTTCGCCGTCCGACTGGCGCACGAACGGCAGCGAGCAGATGCCACGCTGGGTGTTGCCGGAGTTGGTGTCGTACAGGTGCGAGCCACGCAACTCACCGTCGCGGTTGTAAATGCCGAGGGTGTAGTCGTCGAGAATCTCGCTGGGCAGCTCGTCTTTCGGGCCGGGCTTGAACCATTTCTCGTCCGGATAGTGCACAAACTCGGCATTGGCGATGTCTTCGCCCCAGAACTGGTCGTTGTAGAAGAAGTTGCAGTTCAGGCGCTCGATGAACTCGCCCAGCGCCGAAGCCAGTGCGCCTTCCTTGGTCGCGCCCTTGCCGTTGGTGAAGCACATCGGCGAATGTGCGTCGCGAATATGCAGCGACCAGACGTTCGGCACGATGTTGCGCCAAGAGGCAATTTCGATCTTCATGCCGAGGTCGGCAAGGATCTTCGACATGTTGGCGATGGTCTGTTCCAGCGGCAGGTCCTTGCCGGCAATGTAGGTGCCCGCTTGGGAATCGGACTGCGGCATCAACAAGGCCTGGGCATCGGCGTCGAGGTTGTCGACTTCTTCGATGATGAACTCGGGGCCGGTCTGCACCACTTTCTTAACGGTGCAGCGGTCGATGGAACGAAGGATGCCCTGGCGATCCTTGTCGGAGATGTCTGCGGGCAATTCCACCTGAATCTTGAAGATCTGGTTGTAGCGGTTTTCCGGGTCGACGATGTTGTTCTGCGACAGGCGAATGTTCTCTGTCGGGATATTGCGCGTGTCGCAGTACAGCTTGACGAAGTAAGCCGCGCACAAGGCCGACGACGCCAGGAAGTAGTCGAACGGCCCCGGTGCCGAGCCATCGCCCTTGTAGCGGATGGGCTGATCGGCGATCACCGTGAAGTCGTCGAACTTGGCTTCAAGTCGAAGGTTGTCGAGAAAGTTGACCTTGATTTCCATGCGGGATTACCAGAATACGGCTAAACGAATGGCGGCCATTATCCGGTTTTTGTGCGGGAAGTCTCGCCCTTTCGGGATTCGCCGCTGGCCGGCGATGCTGGAAATCCCGTGGGATTCGCTACACTTTGAACAAATCAGGCGACGTCATAGAACAACAATCTGAACATTGTGCCCGCGCCATTGTTCTAGATTCACAAGACACCGGATCAAGGACGAGCACATGGCCGTAACTCTCGCTGCGCAGCCAATCCCCACCCCGCAACGCGCCGTGACCCGACGCCTGGCCATCGCCGTCGGCGCGCTGTTCGTTGCCGGTGTCATAGCCGCCATCAGCACCTTGCTGGGCATCGCCAAAACCCTCGATGGCAAGGACCTGGAACAGAATCAGTTCTATTCCGTGCGGGCGGTGGAAAACCGCATCACCGCGTCGAAAAACTACATCACCAGCTACGCCTACTGGACCCGCGCCTTTGAGGCGTTGAGCGGGCCGGTCGACACCGAATGGGCGTACACCGAACAGAACATGGGCAAGACCCTGTTCACCACCGATGGCTATGACGGCGTGTTCGTCCTTGATCGCAAGCGCACCAAGTACGCAGTGATTCGAGGGCAGATGGTCGAGACCGACGTGTCCACGGTGCTGCAAGCCTCCGCCCCGGCGCTGGTCGAGCAAGTGCTGGGGCAGCCCGACCTGACCAAACCGGTCAGCAGCTATTCGCTGTTCGAAGGCTGGCCGGCGCTGATCACCGCTGCCGCAATCATCCCCAACGATGAACGCCCGCTGGATGAACTGAGAAATACCTCGGTACTGGTGTTCGTCGACAAGCTGACCCCAACCAAACTGCGCAAGATCGGCAGCGGTTATGGCCTGACCAATCTGACCCTTGCCCCGGACGAAACGATTGAATCCGGTCAGCCGCGTGTGCCACTCGACAGCACCGGCTACAGCCTGGTCGCCGACCTGCAACGACCCGGCCAGCAATTGTTGTGGTCGCTGGTGCCACCGCTCGGCGCGACGTTTCTGGTGTTGATGCTGCTCACCGCCTATTTCTTCCGCCATGCCTTGCGCTCATCGCAATACGTCGACAACAGCATTCATGCCATGCAGGCGTCGAATCAGGCACTGGAGACGGCCAATCATGCGCTCGAAGCCAGTGAGGAACGCTTTCGTGCGGTTGCCGAAGCGGCCTCGGACTGGATCTGGGAAGTCGATGGTCAACTGGCGCTGACGTACCTGTCGGCGCGGTTCAGCGAGGTGACCGGCTACCCACAGGCCTTCTGGCTGGGGCAAGACATTGGTGAGTTGCTGACGTGCGATACCACGCCGCTGGAACTGTGGCTGCGCAAACTCAGCGAAGAAAACAGCGCGGGGGATTTGCGCTGCACCTACCGCGACCACTCCGGGCAACCGCGTCACTGCCGGCTCTCCGCTCGGCCGATTTTCGACAAGGACAGCGTCGTCGGCTATCGCGGTACCGCCAGCGACATCACCGACGAGGTCGCCGCCCACGCGCAGATCCAGCACCTGTCGATGCACGACGCCCTGACCGGTCTGCCCAACCGCAACAAACTGGCGCGGTATCTGGATGAAGTGCTGATATTGAAAGAACACGCGCCGGCGCTGTCGCTGCTGATGATCGATCTGGACAACTTCAAGCCGATCAACGATTCCCTCGGCCATCCGGCCGGTGATGCGGTATTGCAGGAAGTCGCCACGCGTCTGCGCGAATGCACCCGTGAAAACGACATCGTCGCGCGCC
Protein-coding sequences here:
- a CDS encoding class II glutamine amidotransferase; protein product: MNILTRLAMIALLMGGLVTAPAYADDARSCHLQPIAASTSALQHTQTVGVLLSENTLQNLQYLERYHDMALNGAKDALDSRIRDAFVGSSDPELALDWLVSSLQQQFVSVTVYDNLDALVQAHPDVVVKLDTFNRLLTQRNSLVEARFSARFYDADLQYIGKAEGAIERELPSVWVHNQAAPQVAAQINQQRDLQLDALKQFDVSLKALVASS
- a CDS encoding GGDEF domain-containing protein, encoding MPLDPPTMLTITIALAAAAALYLAVEWRSIREPSLLFWSAGFATITIGSTLALLRSSGFLLLGIWFANGLLVTAHFFFLLGVARFTQARLSPAWYLIFATWLIMLLLPDGPLWSKAMLVANSLLVAIPTLKASSLLRPHGKSLSVGAVQLRYVLLGHGIFYVAKALTVVIPGTLIDLAAFRGEIIQISLVEGAMAIMLIALSMTGTERYRREKQIARLAERDPLTALYNRRALEKRTPRLLAGVCAQRPGALLLIDIDNFKLVNDQYGHIAGDRLLIALSEMIRARLPAHALTARLGGDEFLMLLNNASAEAILELGNALREQFLALASHTYPTSAAVTLSIGATLFDRPPASLDALIELGDAALYESKRGGRNRLRLSGLATPG
- a CDS encoding PaaI family thioesterase, translated to MSSHDTPLQDLAAPEGVCYGCGGRNPQGLHVKSRWDEDGRHVIAEHLPEAQYCGWPDLVYGGLIAMLVDCHSNWTAMAWHYRAENREAGSLPRIDCVTGNLGIKFIKPTPMGVPLLLRARVEGEVGRKTRVICEVYAGEVLTAVGDSVFVRVDTGQLADAAHGR
- a CDS encoding OsmC domain/YcaO domain-containing protein, translating into MEIKVNFLDNLRLEAKFDDFTVIADQPIRYKGDGSAPGPFDYFLASSALCAAYFVKLYCDTRNIPTENIRLSQNNIVDPENRYNQIFKIQVELPADISDKDRQGILRSIDRCTVKKVVQTGPEFIIEEVDNLDADAQALLMPQSDSQAGTYIAGKDLPLEQTIANMSKILADLGMKIEIASWRNIVPNVWSLHIRDAHSPMCFTNGKGATKEGALASALGEFIERLNCNFFYNDQFWGEDIANAEFVHYPDEKWFKPGPKDELPSEILDDYTLGIYNRDGELRGSHLYDTNSGNTQRGICSLPFVRQSDGEVVYFPSNLIENLYLSNGMSAGNTLAEAQVQCLSEIFERAVKREILEGEMALPDVPHEVLEKYPSILAGIKGLEEQGFPVLVKDASLGGEFPVMCVTLMNPRTGGVFASFGAHPSLEVALERSLTELLQGRSFEGLNDLPQPTFSGQAVTEPNNFVEHFIDSSGVVSWRFFSARPDFEFVEWDFSGQGENSNAEEAATLFGILEDMGKEVYMAVYEHIGAKACRILVPDYSEIYPIEDLIWDNTNKALQFRADILNLHNLSKVGLRNLVQGLERSEQDDYTDITTLIGIEFDDNTPWGKLTILELRLLIYLALQKFDEAKDLVEAFLQYNDNTVERGLFYQAVNVVLEMELDEDLELEDYEANFRRMFGDERMDAAIGSVNGSVRFYGLTPTSMKLEGLDRHLRLIESYKKLHAARAGVAALSR
- a CDS encoding EAL domain-containing protein encodes the protein MAVTLAAQPIPTPQRAVTRRLAIAVGALFVAGVIAAISTLLGIAKTLDGKDLEQNQFYSVRAVENRITASKNYITSYAYWTRAFEALSGPVDTEWAYTEQNMGKTLFTTDGYDGVFVLDRKRTKYAVIRGQMVETDVSTVLQASAPALVEQVLGQPDLTKPVSSYSLFEGWPALITAAAIIPNDERPLDELRNTSVLVFVDKLTPTKLRKIGSGYGLTNLTLAPDETIESGQPRVPLDSTGYSLVADLQRPGQQLLWSLVPPLGATFLVLMLLTAYFFRHALRSSQYVDNSIHAMQASNQALETANHALEASEERFRAVAEAASDWIWEVDGQLALTYLSARFSEVTGYPQAFWLGQDIGELLTCDTTPLELWLRKLSEENSAGDLRCTYRDHSGQPRHCRLSARPIFDKDSVVGYRGTASDITDEVAAHAQIQHLSMHDALTGLPNRNKLARYLDEVLILKEHAPALSLLMIDLDNFKPINDSLGHPAGDAVLQEVATRLRECTRENDIVARLGGDEFVVVLNGMDSHHEIDKFCTRLIGSLHQPINYEQHPLHIGASIGIALSRRHGFVASDLIRYADIALYQAKSDGKNTWCYFEAHMSDQIQTRRQMEDDLRHALKHNEFVLHYQPRYKVDGKQIVSVEALVRWQHPTQGLLGPDVFIPLAEQTDLIVPLGRWVLRDACETALDWPHDILLSVNLSPAQFALSDVVEDVREVLVDTRFPATRLELEITENVMLNDTDGALTTMNQLKELGVRLNMDDFGTGYSSLGYLRAYPFDGIKIDKRFIASISSGTNDRAVVQAIIGLGKAMGLTVTAEGVETEEQLAILGKDQCNEVQGYFMSRPIDKAAFADLLRASRLSPVSKKGRVT